In Cydia splendana chromosome 3, ilCydSple1.2, whole genome shotgun sequence, one DNA window encodes the following:
- the LOC134806584 gene encoding protein yellow, with product MSVQFFILCTLVTIASAAVKLQELYAWNALDWNYPDQYTRQQAIQTGALIPENALPVGIERWRNKLFVSVPRWFAGVPATLNYIPLDAPYEPSPKLNPYPNWASNALGDCENGLNTVYRIKADKCDRLWVLDVGTYGYDPNVTNLCPYSINVYDLNTDQRIRRYVFRPEDIVPSTFIANIALDEGPTCDDTFAYFSDELGYGLIAYSWRQNKSWRFSHSYFFPDPLLGDYNIAGLNFQWGTEGIFGISASAVGSDGFRTLYFSPLSSHTEFAVSTRILRDESKVSGSYRDFKVVGNRGSNGHTTAKVMDESGVQLFNLIDQNAIGCWNTFRPLKPQNVAIVDKDDVGLVFPSDVKIDAERNVWVMSDRMAVFLESQLDYSDINFRIYTAPLDKLLEETACQLPAQFYKAQNTQLTKYYDPFFNPSPQPLPPYVAPAVPQSQNQGPFNNPQLMQNIIPQVSAYSPYINTPKLTQITNKTPQPSRWWQRSYDVYENV from the exons ATGTCGGTGCAGTTTTTCATACTGTGCACCTTGGTTACCATCGCGTCGGCCGCGGTGAAGCTTCAGGAGTTGTATGCCTGGAACGCGTTGGACTGGAACTATCCAGATCAGTACACCAGACAACAGGCCATCCAAACGGGGGCGCTGATACCCGAGAATGCCCTACCCGTGGGTATCGAGAGGTGGAGAAACAAGCTATTTGTCAGCGTCCCTAGATGGTTTGCAg GTGTACCTGCGACTTTGAACTACATCCCGCTGGATGCGCCTTACGAACCATCGCCAAAACTAAACCCCTACCCGAATTGGGCAAGCAATGCTCTCGGCGACTGTGAAAATGGGCTCAACACAGTCTACAGGATCAAAGCCGACAAGTGCGACAGACTCTGGGTGTTAGACGTCGGCACCTATGGTTATG ATCCGAACGTTACGAACCTCTGCCCGTACAGCATCAACGTTTATGACCTAAACACAGACCAGCGAATCAGACGGTACGTGTTTCGACCTGAGGACATCGTGCCTTCCACTTTCATTGCCAACATAGCCCTCGACGAAGGCCCTACCTGTGATGACACCTTCGCCTACTTTTCCGATGAACTCGGATACGGTCTCATCGCTTATTCCTGGAGACAGAACAAATCCTGGCGATTCAGTCACAGCTACTTCTTCCCCGACCCACTCCTTGGTGACTACAATATTGCGGGTCTAAATTTCCAATGGGGAACCGAAGGCATTTTTGGGATCAGTGCGTCTGCTGTCGGATCAGATGGTTTTAGAACTCTTTATTTCAGTCCTCTCTCCAGTCATACTGAATTCGCCGTCTCTACTCGTATTCTGAGAGACGAGTCGAAGGTCAGTGGCTCATACCGCGATTTCAAAGTGGTCGGGAACCGTGGCTCCAACGGCCACACGACTGCCAAAGTCATGGACGAGAGCGGTGTGCAACTCTTCAATCTGATTGATCAGAACGCAATTGGATGTTGGAATACTTTCCGACCATTAAAGCCGCAGAACGTGGCCATTGTGGATAAGGATGACGTGGGTTTAGTTTTCCCGAGTGACGTGAAAATTGATGCAGAACGCAACGTGTGGGTTATGTCGGACAGGATGGCGGTGTTCTTGGAATCGCAGCTAGATTACAGTGACATAAATTTCAGAATTTATACGGCACCTTTAGACAAACTGCTCGAGGAAACGGCATGCCAGTTGCCCGCGCAGTTTTATAAGGCCCAAAATACTCAgctaacaaaatattatgaTCCTTTCTTCAACCCCAGCCCACAGCCGCTGCCGCCATATGTAGCGCCGGCGGTTCCGCAGAGCCAGAACCAAGGGCCATTTAATAATCCTCAGTTAATGCAAAACATAATTCCTCAAGTTTCAGCCTACAGTCCATACATCAATACTCCCAAGCTAACACAGATCACAAATAAAACACCTCAACCGAGTAGATGGTGGCAAAGAAGTTATGACGTATACGAAAACGtctaa